The Pseudophryne corroboree isolate aPseCor3 chromosome 10, aPseCor3.hap2, whole genome shotgun sequence DNA segment attctgacactcgcctggccgaggccagggccaacagcatggtcactttccatgtgagatatttcaaatccacagatttgagcggtttaacccaatgtttgacagggccgaaatttgaaccttaatggaccccaatttgaggcccatagacactcctgtttgcaggaaatgcaggaatcgaccgagttgaaatttcttcgtggggccttcctggccccacaccacgcaacatattttcgccacatgtggtgataatgttgtgcggtcacctccttcctggctttgaccagggtaggaatgacctcttccggaatgcctttttcccttaggatccggcgttccaccgccatgccgtcaaacgcagccgcggtaagtcttggaacagacatggtacttgctgaagcaagtcccttcttagcggcagaggccatgagtcctctgtgagcatttcttgaagttccgggtaccaagtccttcttggccaatccggagccacgagtatagttcttactcctctccgtcttacaattctcagtaccttgggtatgagaagcagaggagggaacacatacaccgactggtacacccacggtgttaccagaacgtccacagctattgcctgagggtctcttgacctggcgcaatacttgtccagttttttgttcaggcgggacgccatcatgtccacctttggtctttcccaacggttcacaatcatgtggaagacttcccgatgaagtccccactctcccgggtggaggtcgtgcctgctgaggaagtctgcttcccagttgtccactcccggaatgaacactgctgacagtgttatcacatgattttccgcccagcgaagaatccttgcagtttctgccattgccctcctgcttcttgtgccgccctgtctgtttacgtgggcgactgccgtgatgttgtcccactggatcaataccggctgaccttgcagcagaggtcttgctaagcttagagcattgtaaattgcccttagctccagtatatttatgtggagagaagtctccagactatatcacactccctggaaattttttccctgtgtgactgctccccagcctctcaggctggcatccgtggtcaccaggacccagtcctgaatgccgaatctgcggccttttaatagatgagcactctgcagccaccgcagaagaaacacccttgtccttggagacagggttatccgctgatgcatctgaagatgcgatccggaccatttttccagcacatcccactgaaaagctcttgcgtgaaatctgccgaatggaatcgcttcgtaagaagccaccatttttcccaggacccttgtgcaatgatgcactgacacttttcctggttttaggaggttcctgactagctcggataactccctggctttcttctccgggagaaacacccttttctggactgtgtccagaatcatccctaggaacagtagacgtgtcgtcggaaacagctgcgattttggaatatttagaatccacccgtgctgtcgtagaactacttgagatagtgctactccgacctccaactgttctctggaccttgcccttatcaggagatcgtccattttctttgaagaagaatcatcatttcggccattatcttggtaaagacccggggtgccgtggacaatccaaacggcagcgtctgaaactgatagtgacagttctgtaccacgaacctgaggtacccttggtgagaagggcaaatttgggacatggaggtaagcatccctgatgtccagggacaccatatagtccccttcttcctggttcgctatcactgctctgagggactccatcttgatttgaacctttgtatgtaagtgttcaaatatttcagatttagaataggtctcaccgagccgtctggcttcagtaccacaatatagtgtggaataatacccctttccttgttgtaggaggggtactttgattatcacctgctgggaatacagcttgtgaattgtttccaatactgcctccctgtcggagggagacgttggtaaagcagacttcaggaacctgcgagggggagacgtctcgaatttccaatctgtacccctgggatactacttgtaggctccaggggtccacttgcgagtgagcccactgcgtgctgaaactcttgagacgaccccccaccgcacctgagtccgcttgtacggccccagcgtcatgctgaggacttggtagaagcggtggagggcttctgttcctgggaatgggctgcctgctgcagtcttcttccctttcctctatccctgggcagatatgactggccttttgcccgcttgcccttatggggacgaaaggactgaggctgaaaagacggtgtctttttctgctgagatgtgacttggggtaaaaaaggtggattttccagctgttgccgtggccaccaggtccgatggaccgaccccaaataactcctcccctttatacggcaatacttccatgtgccgtttggaatctgcatcacctgaccactgtcgtgtccataaacatcttctggcagatatggacatcgcacttactcttgatgccagagtgcaaatatccctctgtgcatctcgcatatatagaaatgcatcctttaaatgctctatagtcaataaaatactgtccctgtcaagggtatcaatattttcagtcagggaatccgaccaagccaccccagcgctgcacatccaggctgaggcgatcgctggtcgcagtataacaccagtatgtgtgtatatactttttaggatattttccagcctcctatcagctggctccttgagggcggccgtatctggagatggtaacgccacttgtgataagcgtgtgagcgccttatccaccctaaggtgtgtttcccaacgcgccctaacttctggcgggaaaaggtataccgccaataattttctatcgggggaaacccacgcatcatcacacacttcatttaatttatctgattcaggaaaaactacaggtagttttttcacaccccacataatacccttttttgtggtacttgtagtatcagaaatatgtaacacctccttcattgcccttaacatgtaacgtgtggccctaaaggaaaatacgtttgtttcttcaccgtcgacactggagtcagtgtccgtgtctgtgtcgaccgactgaggtaaatgggcgttttaaagcccctgacggtgtttgagacgcctggacaggtactaatttgtttgccggccgtctcatgtcgtcaaccgaccttgcagcgtgttgacattatcacgtaattccctaaataagccatccattccggtgtcgactccctagagagtgacatcaccattacaggcaattgctccgcctcctcaccaacatcgtcctcatacatgtcgacacacacgtaccgacacacagcacacacacagggaatgctctgatagaggacaggaccccactagccctttggggagacagagggagagtttgccagcacacaccaaaacgctataattatacagggacaacctttatataagtgttttcccttatagcatcttaatatataatcatatcgccaaataagtgccccccctctctgttttaaccctgtttctgtagtgcagtgcaggggagagcctgggagccttcccaccagcagttctgtgagggaaaatggcgctgtgtgctgaggagaataggccccgcccccttttcggcgggcttcttctcccatttttctcacaacctggcaggggttaaatacatccatatagccccagaggctatatgtgatgtatttttagccagtataggtactttcattgctgcccagggcgccccccccagcgccctgcaccctcagtgaccgttggtgtgaagtgtgctgagagcaatggcgcacagctgcagtgctgtgcgctacctcatgaagactgagaagtcttcagccgccgatttctggacctcttctctcttcagcatctgcaagggggtcggcggcgcggctccggtgacccatccaggctgtacctgtgatcgtccctctggagctagtgtccagtagcctaagaagccaatccatcctgcacgcaggtgagttcacttcttctcccctcagtccctcgttgcagtgagcctgttgccagcaggactcactgaaaataaaaaacctaataaaacttttactctaagcagctctttaggagagccacctagattgcacccttctcggccgggcacaaaaacctaacagaggcttggaggagggtcatagggggagaagccagtgcacaccacctgatcctaaagcttttacttttgtgccctgtctcctgcggagccgctattccccatggtcctgacggagtccccagcatccacttaggacgtcagagaaatggtggcggcctacgaggccattcccttcggaaggttccatgcaaggacttttcaatgggaccttctggacaagtggtccgtgtcccatctgcacttacatcggaaaataactctgtccccaggggccagagtgtctctcctgtggtggttgcaaagtgctcacctgctggagggtcgcaggttcggaattcaggattggatcctggttaccacggacgcgagcctccgaggatggggagcggtcacacagggaaaaaattttcagggtctttggtcagaccaggagtcctgtctacacatcaatgtgttggaactcagggccatttacaacggccttcgacaagcggagagtcttcttcgaaacctaccggttctgattcaatcagacaatgtcacagcagtggctcatgtgaaccgccaaggcgggacaagaagcagagtcgcgatggcggaagccacaaggattcttcgctgggcggaaaatcatgtaagcgctctgtcggctgtcttcattccgggagtggacaactgggaagcagacttcctcagcagacacgatctccatccaggagagtggggtcttcatcaagaagtctatgcagacataacacgtctttggggaactcctcaaatagacatgatggcgtaacgcctcaacaaaaagcttcggaggtactgtgccaggtctcgggaccctcaggcagtggcagtagatgctcttataacaccgtggctgtttaaatcggtctacgtgtttcctcctcttcctctcatcacaaacgtgttgaggatcataaggcaaagaaacgtacagacaatactcgttgtcccagactggccccgaagagcctggtactcagatctacaagagatgctcacaggagatccctggcctcttcctctgaggaaagacatgttgcaacaggggccctgtgtatttcaagactcaccgtggctacgtttgacggcatggcggttgaacgccgaatcctagcgaaaaaggggattccggaagaggtcatccctactttaataagggctaggaaggaggtgacggttaagcattatcaccgtatctggcgaaagtatgtgtcttggtgtgagaccaaaaatgcacctacggaagattttcatctgggtcgttttctccacttcctacaggagtggatatgggcctgaaattaggctctgttaaggtacagatttcggccctctcgattttctttcagatggaattggcttctcttccagaagtccagacgtttgtaaagggagtgctgcatatccagcccccttttgtgcttccagtggcaccatgggacctgaacgtggtgttgcagttcctaaaatcacactggtttgaaccgcttaacaaggctgagttgaaatttcttacctggaaggtggtcatgctgttggccttggcatcagcaaggcgagtgtctgaattggcggccttgtcacacaagagcccctacttgatttttcatgtggatcgagctgaattgaggacacgtccgcaatttttgcctaaagtggtttcttcgttccatatgaatcaacctattgtggtgcctgtggctacaagtgacctggaggattccagatccctggatgtagtcagggccttaaagatttatgtagccagaacggctaaaattaggaaaacagtggctctgtttgtcctgtatgctgctaataagattggcgcacctgcttcgaagcagactattgctcgctggatctgtaatacgattcagcaggctcattctacggctggtttgccggtaccaaattcggttaaagcccattccactaggaaggtgggctcttcttgggcggctgcccgaggcgtctcggcattacagctttgccgagcggcgacttggtcggggtcaaacacttttgctaaattctacaagtttgataccctggctgatgaggacctagcgtttgctcagtcggtgctgcagagtcatacgcactctcccgcccaattggatactttggtataaaccccatggtccttacggagtccccagcatcctctaggacgtaagagaaaataagattttaaacctaccggtaaatctatttctcctagtccgtagaggatgctgggcgcccgtcccagtgcggaaactctgcaagacttgtatatagttattgcttacataagggttatgttacagttggaataggtcttggaccgttactgtcatttgttcatactgttaactggttatgtatgttccaggttacatggtatgattggtgtgggctggtatgaatcttgcccttggattgctaaatcctgccttgtattgtccatctcctttgggcacagttctctaactgaggtctggaggaggggcatagagggaggagccagtgcacacccatagtcaaagttctttttaggtgccctatctcctgcggagcccgtctataccccatgatccttacggagtccccagcatcctctacggactaggagaaatagatttaccggtaggtttaaaatcttattttaaatctcgcactgggagccaaattggctagaaacgcccctgattcaaacggaaatctaaattgcagtgtaaaaataaagcagccagtatttaccctgcacagaaacaaaataacccacccaaatctaactctctctgcacgttatatctgccccacctgcagtgcacatggttttgcccacttgctaacaaacttgctgctgcgatcaactcagaattaccccccaatggccctcattccgagttgatcgctcgctagctgcttttagcagttttgcacacgctaagccgccgccctctgggagtgtatcttagcatagtagatttgcgaacgaaagattagcagaattgcgaatagatacttcttagcagtttctgagtagctccagacttactcctacactgcgatcagttcagtcagtttcgttcctggtttgacgtcacaaacacacccagcgttcgcccagacactcccccgtttcttcagacactcctgcgtttttcccagaaactgcgttttttttcgcacacacccataaaacggccagtttccgcccagaaacacccacttcctgtcaatcacactccgatcaccagaacgaagaaaaaacctcgtaatgccgtgagtaaaatacctaacttaatagcaaatttacttggcgcagtcgcactgcggacattgcgcatgcgcattagcgactaatcgctccattgcggaaaaaaaataacgatcgatcaactcggaatgaccaccaatatcattTATTATTAGAATGTTTTTAATCAAAACACAATATCAATACTTCTAACAAATCTTATATGATTCTTTTTTGGTGTTTTACTAAATGGTTGTTACCTAGGCGATGAAGAGGTCTGTGTAcaggtactaagccatggagagagctaaagtaccagccaatcagatcctgtcattttttaaacacagcccgtaacatagcagacagaagctgattggctggtactttatcgctctccacatTATCTCTAGCAGTAATGATGTAAACTGTGAAAAGCTCCCGCTGCTGGAATCCCCAGCCTGGCCATGATTACTGGTAGTGACATGAGTAAATGACAGAGTTCCCCCTCCCACTTTTCCAGGCCATTCTAGCGCTGCCGGGAGTGACGTATGTGCTCTGTAGTTCGTACAATAACACGTGACGTGCCGTCTCCATGGCAACACACGCCCTCAACGTCTCTTTGTACGGTACGTAGCGAACGGCACGTACTTTCCTCGATACTGCAAGCTACGCCCACTCCTCTCTCATTGGCCATCGCATTTACGCCATGACGTCAGAGTATATATATAACGACACCTCGCTCATCGCAGCCTCATTATTAcatctttatacacacacacacagaataactACTAGATACAGCGCCCCGATGCTCAGGCATGGCCGATACCGATAGCTCACTGCCCAGAGAGAGACCCCGCCACCCATCCATGTGCTGCGTGCTGAGCCGCGGATCAGGCCGGACACTCGTGCTACGCCCTGCTCTCTCCTTCCCCGGGGTACGCCGGAGCATTCAGGAGCCTCCCGCCCAAGTGACCGCCGCCACCTTCTGCTGGAGCGCCGCCGTCACCGGCTGACCTCTGACCTCCTGGTAAGTGTCATTCATCGTGATGCTGCTGGTGTGCTGTTTAATAGCCTGtgggactacaaatcccagcatgccctgtctgaGACTGGGCTGCCattctgggacctgtagttctacagcaCAGAgctaattgtgtgtatatatatgtatgtatgtatgtatgtatatatatatatatatatatatgtgtgtgtgtatgtatatgtgtgtttctGTTACTACGTCCCCAACATCACTAGGCTGCatcctgctaggagctgtagttcccCAGTGCATAAGCAGCATTGTCATGTCTGATGTTGGGTCACTCTATTTATGGGTTGGTGTCCTTCCCCCTATTTGCTGGGTATGATTGGCAGTGTGCCCATTATGCTGGAAGCATCCAGGCCAGTGTTTGGTAGTGTAGGCCTCTCTCCATGACATGTGGCCAGCAGCATATAGAGGATGTAACAACGTGTTGGATGCACACCACTGTGCTAGCGGTCATTTTGCCATAGTGCTTTCTATAGACTTCCTAGTTCTTTTCTTGGTGTTCGTGCTGTGAGATGCTCAGTAATGTGTATTGCAGCCTGTGGCTAGTAATAATCCTCAGAATCTCTGGGAgagactgctgggagttgtagtatagACCAAATGACTTGTATAAGCAATATAAATGTCAGCAAGTCTACTAGATTAGTCTACCCTGTAACTATACATGTAAATGCTGTGTGCCCTCATTACATGAATGGGTGTAGCTGTCTTCGTTTCATTGTGATGTCAGACACTTACTCATCCTTTAAGTGGCTCCCCCATGGATATTTACTTAGGAATGCACTTTAATTTTTCAGTCTGCCTCATGAATTGCTTAAAAACCTCATGGGCTTTTCCCCTTTATCAGCTTTTCTGTACCTCGTTACATCTTACAAATTGTAACAATTTTTTTCCCCTTCAACAGCATTACAGAAAAAATGGGTATTTACTACCTCAGTTTTGGTTCCTATTGGAGAAACCTGACATCTCCTCTCACCTACTGGCATAGGGGAACAGCCTTCCAATCTGACCATATGAAAGACCACCTGGAAATGCAGGTTCCCCACATGGAGTTGGGTACAGACATGGTGCTCCTCACAATGGCTGCCAGGATTATGCAGGCCatgatttccctggtgaagaatcgTCTGCCCAGAAGAGCTTGGTATTGGAAGATGTTCTCTGGTGGCTGGATAAGCAGAGCCGTCCATGCGGTGCTGTGGACGTGCTGGCATGCTGTAGATCTGCTACTGGTCATGGAGAGGATCGGAGTGTATGTTAACAGGACTCGGTCACAACACAAGCTGCAGTGTGACACACCACATGCAATGAACGTCTCCATAAAGTATCACTGGGAGAATCCGGCTGAGCCGGTAAAAGAGGTAGTTCCAGAAGATGAAGAGCTGCTTAGCAATACACTAACTATGGAGAAGCttcaggaagatatatacatggatgtGGACAGTGGTTGCAAACTCTTCTCCAACTTGGACAGTATGGTCAGCAGAGAGATACTGTTGCCGTCCTGTACAAATCCAGTCATTCTGTCTATGATCTGTGTACCATCAGAGgatgaggagtctctactcccatcTGGAGAGTCTGACACTGAGGGTGGTGATGAAGTGGAGAAAGATAGGTCAGTGGACAGTGGAGTGCAAGAACCATCTGCTCAAGAGTCCAAAGATGGCCAAGATAGTGATGAGGAAAGTGATTGGTCTGAGGAGGATGAAGACTCTTGGGAGGAAGAAAGTGATGTGGACTGCAATAAAGACGATGAGGACTTGTGGGCATCTTTCTGTAGAAGTGATGACCCATACAACCCCCTTTCTTTTGCTATGCCCATGGGAAGTACCAAGCAACAGGCTGAAAAGTCAAAGAAAGAGGTGCCCATTGTGAGTCTGGAGAAACAGAAGTGTCCAGGTAGTTCAGATTGTGCCAAGTGTTGTGCTGCCTTCAAGATAGTGTGCGGACCTGCTGGTGAAAAGCAAAAACGTACGGCTAGGAGGCCAGTCCTTTCTGGCTTTACGTCTTCTCGCAAGTGTTTCCTGAAGAAGGATCAGTTGGAATGTTCACGAGA contains these protein-coding regions:
- the LOC134966013 gene encoding protein phosphatase 1 regulatory subunit 15A-like, with protein sequence MGIYYLSFGSYWRNLTSPLTYWHRGTAFQSDHMKDHLEMQVPHMELGTDMVLLTMAARIMQAMISLVKNRLPRRAWYWKMFSGGWISRAVHAVLWTCWHAVDLLLVMERIGVYVNRTRSQHKLQCDTPHAMNVSIKYHWENPAEPVKEVVPEDEELLSNTLTMEKLQEDIYMDVDSGCKLFSNLDSMVSREILLPSCTNPVILSMICVPSEDEESLLPSGESDTEGGDEVEKDRSVDSGVQEPSAQESKDGQDSDEESDWSEEDEDSWEEESDVDCNKDDEDLWASFCRSDDPYNPLSFAMPMGSTKQQAEKSKKEVPIVSLEKQKCPGSSDCAKCCAAFKIVCGPAGEKQKRTARRPVLSGFTSSRKCFLKKDQLECSRETKEQGKEPIKRVRFSSVVTVHPIVVWDYAHRMARKGPWEEYARDSVRFQRRIADTETAIGYCLEPGHRERIWAGLQSQTH